The sequence below is a genomic window from Lolium perenne isolate Kyuss_39 chromosome 4, Kyuss_2.0, whole genome shotgun sequence.
tttgatacttggcaattgttgtgctcataaggatcatgtttaagctcttgcatcatatactttgcacctattagtgaagaaatacatagagcttgctaaaatttggtttgcatgattggtttctctaaggtctagatattttctagtaagggtttgaacaacaaggaagatagtgtagagtcttataatgcttgcaatatgtttttatgtgagttttgctgtaccggttcatacttgtgtttgcttcaaataaccttgctagcctaagccttgtattgagagggattacttctcgtgcatccaaatccttgagccaaaaactatgccatttgtgtccaccatacctacctactacatggtatttctctgccattgcaaagtaaattgcttgagtgctatctttaaaatttctatcctttgtctttgcaatatatagctcatgggaaaaatagcctaaaaactattgtgttattgaatatgtacttatgtatcttatttcttataagttgcttgttgagcgataaccatgttcctggggacgccatcaactatttcacctttgttgaatatcatgtgagttgctatgcatgttcgtcttgtctgaagtaagggtgatttatcatgagttgaatggtttgagcatgcatactgttagagaagaacattgggccgctaactaaagccatgatccatggtggaagtttcagttttggacaacaatcctcaatctcttatgagaatattatttgttgttgaatgcttatgcattaaagaggagtccattatctgttgtctatgttgtcccggtatggatgtctaagttgagaataatcaaaagcgtgaaatccaatgcgagctttctccttagacctttgtacagacggcatagaggtacccctttgtgatacttggttaaaacatatgtattgcgatgataatccatgtaaatccgagctaattaggacaaggtgcgggcactatttgtatactatgcatgaggcttgcaacttgtaggatatcttatacataatacataggctttattactaccgttgacaaaattgtttcttgttttcaaaattaaagctctagcacaaatatagcaatccatgcttccctttgcgaagggcctttcttttacttttatgttgagtcagtttacctacttcttccaccttagaagcaaacacttgtgttaactgtgcattgattcttacatgcttgcatatttgcattcatcatattactctgtattgacaactatccatgagatatacatgttacaagttgaaagcaaccgctgaaacttaatcttcctttgtgttgcttcaatgcctgtactttgaatctattgctttatgagttaactcttatgcaagacttattgatgcttgtcttgaaagtactattcatgaaaagtctttgctatatgattcaattgtttaaccattgtctttaccattgcttcgaatcgctgcattcattacatgtgcttacaatagtattgatcaagattatgatggcatgtcacttcagaaattatctttgttatcgtttacctactcgggacgagtaggaactaagcttggggatgctgatacgtctccaatgtatcgataatttcttatgttccatgcttgttttatgacaatacctacatgttttatacatactttatgtcatatttatgcattttccggcactaacctattaacaagatgccgaagacagttgctgttttctgccatttttgctttcagaaatcctagtaaggaaatattctcggaattggacgaaatcaacgcccaggatcttatttttccacgaagcttccagaagtccgaaagggaaacgaagtggggcgacaaggcacccacacaacagggcggcgcgaccagggcttgggtcgcgcggccctagcgtgtggggccctcgcgtcgccccctgacctacccttccgcctacttaagccttcgtcgataataactccagtaccgagagccacgatacggaaaacctttcagagacgccgccaccgccaatcccatctcgggggattcaggagatcacctccggcaccctgccggagaggggaatcatctcccggaggactcttcaccgccatgggcgcctccggagtgatgtgtgagtagttcacccctggactatgggtccatagcagtagctagatggttgtcttctcctcatgtgctattattgtcggatcttgtgagctgcctaacatgatcaagatcatctatttgtaatgctacatgttgcgtttgttgggatccgatgaatattgaatgctatgttatgttgattatcaatctatcatctatgtgttgtttatgatcttgcatgctctccgttattagtagaggctctggccaagtcgttacttgtaactccaagagggagtatttatgctcggtagtgggttcatgcctccattaaatctgggacagtgacagaaagttctaaggttgtggatgtgctgttgctaatagggataaaacatcaatgctatgtctaaggatgtatttgttgattacattacgcaccatacttaatgcaattgtctgttgtttgcaacttaatactggaaggggttcggatgataacctgaaggtggactttttaggcatagatgcatgctggatagcggtctatgtactttgtcgtaatgcccaattaaatctcacactactcatcataacatgtatgtgcattgtcatgccatctttatttgtcaattgcccaactgtaatttgttcacccaacatgctatttatcttatgggaaagacaccactagtgaactgtggaccccggtccattctttacaccaaatacaatctgctgcaatactcgttttttactgttttctgcaaacatcatcatccacactatacatctaatcctttgttacagcaagccggtgatattgacaacctcactgtcacgttggggcaaagtaatttggttgtgttgtgcaggttccacgttggcaccggaatccctggtgttgcgccgcactacactccgccgccatcaaccttcaacgtgcttcttggctcctactggttcgataaaccttggtttcttactgagggaaaacttgccgctgtacgcatcacaccttcctcttggggttcccaacggacgcgtgctgtacgcgtatcagcgatCCCtggcttcttgtcctttatccggtatgctcctccttcaattacttctgtgacgatgtacggGTCAATCCATGGCGACACGAATTTTTCATGGCTATTTTGCGTAAGCCGAAGAACTAAATCGCCTacctggaaggatcttggtcgcaaatgtcgactgtgatagtttttcatatcttgctggtacttggtcacCCTTGATAATgcctcatctcgagcttcatcgagtgcagcgACGTCATCTTCCAGTGCCTTCCTCGAGGTTTCTTCATTGAATTCTACTACTCTCGGGGAATCGTGTTATATctctatcggcagcactgccttagctccatggactagaaagaacggggtttcctgtgtcgctgtatttggtgttattcgaatactccataacacgctaGGTAACTCCTCTGGCCATGTGTGTCGGGCTTTTTCTAATGGTGTTAACAGGCGCTTCTTGATTCCGTTGCAGATGATGTCGTTTGCTttctcgacctgaccattggtttgcggatgcgcaactgaggcaaattgtaatttgatgcctacctctgcgcaatatgccttgaactccttggatgtAAAATTACTGCCGTTATCTGTAACGATGCTATGAcggactccaaatcgaaaaacgatactCTTAACAAACTTGATTgcggatgctgcatctggtgaatttatcggtttcgcttctatccactttgtgaacttgtcgacagctacgagcatatactcgtatcctcctggccacgccttgtgtaattttcccaccatatcaagaacccattgagcaaagggccatgacagcggtattggcatcaactccgctgctggagaatgaggttttgcagcAAACttttggcacgcatcgcaagtacgcactatgtcctttgcatcctcgattgttgttaGCCAATATAAtcatgctctgaaaaccttggctgctatagctcgactgcttgcgtgatgttcGCACaccccttcgtgtacatccttcagaataagccttccttcttcgggtgtgacgcatctctgtagtactcccgaaatacttcgtttgtataactctcctttgaccacaataaaggctttagaacgcctaataactcgccttgctttgactggatcgtcgggtagttcTTTCCTCAAGATGTATGCTATGTACGTCTGCCTCCAAGGAATTTGTATCATCATTATTACGTGTGGTTCCTCCTCACCTTCCGATGATGATGCTGGAGCGCCCGAGgctttctcatccttctccttcttctgctgtttCTTCGCATTTGTTGATCTTTCAGCTATTTCTTCCCAGAACACGCCAGGTGGTACTGCGAGAcattgcgatccgatgtttgcgagaacatcggcttcatcgttgctgagcctGCTGATATGTTACTTCGCACCCGTCGAACAGCCTCTCAAGCTCAttatacacttccttgtatgctatcatactatcattgactgcgtcgcattgattcatcacctgttgagccactagCTGTGAatcaccaaagatttttaatcgagttgcgccgcaagctttcaccatcttcatcccgtgtataagtgcttcatactctgcttcattaTTAAATgcatttggaaacgtcatccgtagcacgtacttcaacttgtcaccttgaggtgatactagtatcacgcctgctccagctccttctagtctcttggacccatcaaagttcatggtccaagttctcgacaaatctggaggtcccgtattttgtagctccatccactctgcgatgaagtctggtaagatctgtgactttattgcttttgttttctcgtatgtgatgtcctgaggtgaaagttctattccccaaagggagacacgacccgtagcttctggattgtttagtatgttggataaaggcgcctcattgaccactattatcagatgcgccgaaaaatagtgtcgcaattttcttgcggttgtaaacactccatatgctaacttctggtattgcgggtaccgctgttttgaagacgataaaacttcactgacgaagtatactggccgctgcactccgtggagttttccttcttcttctctttcgaccacaaggactgtgctgaccacctgaggcgtggctgcggtATATAATAAgagaggttccttctccttaggcgccaccaggatcggtggtgtcgagattgtgcgcttaagatcctcgaaagctctgtctgcttcttcctTCCACTGTAACTTCTCACCTTGTTTGATCAAAGCGTAAAACGGCTAAAACccttgagatctacttgccctctacttccaactaaaccctagtctacaatctataggcattgacaagttaatcccttgtcaactgGGGGGCGGAATTATTCGCGAGTTGACAGGGAAACGAACTTCGCGGGTACAGTTTGTTCTCCTCCACTTCAGCCAGTTTGTAAGCCACCCCAAATTTATCTCGATCTGAGACGGAGCCCAGTCGGGCGTGGCCTGAGATCAATGCTCTGTACGAGTCATCGGTCGAAGCCGTTCCTAGCGTGGACGATGGTGCTGCTCGAATTGAGGATCTACAGCTCTGGCCAAATCCATCGATGTCGTAGGCTTCGTTCCAGGTTGCTATTAGAGGCGCCATCGAAGATCTCGATTTCGAGCTTTGAAGTCGAGCCAACTCCACAAAATTTATGCAATCGATTTGGTGAAAAAAATCTAGGGTTTGCGTGGTTATACTGTGGAGAGGGAGAGCGACTATTTATGGATGGACTTTCATAGGAAGGACGCAAGAAATCTGGATTGATTCGGTCGGAATTTCAATCGATACGAAATCCGGTTCCCCTGCGGGTCTGGAAGAACCAGAGAAGCGGTCGGTGCTCAGAGCGCACAGAACCAGGCAGTTCCCTTGCGGGTCTGGAAGAACCAGAGAAGCGGTCGGTGCTCAGAGCGCACGGAACCAGGAAAAGGTCTAATGAACGGGTACGGTGGCATGGTGCGTTATAAGTGATATGGTGTGACGGCAGAATGGTCAAAATAAAAAATGGactaaaattttggcagaaaccttagctcctttgttATTAGGTATATAGATGAGCCCGGaacctctctctcaaaaaaaaaaagaggccaGAGTGAGTGTACCATCCAATATCAGGACCGTGAATGTAATTTTCTCTAGATGCACAACTTGAATCAGAGACAACTAATATGACTTAGAGGGGAGTACTACGAAATTTGGATAGCACAAATTCAATAGTTCACCGAGAACGACACGAACGGCATTAAGTCTCTTGACGAATCAGACTCCTCTGCAGTATAAATTTGGAGAGCATAAATTCAGTCAATTCACTGAGTGCGACACGAACGGCTTAAAAGTCTCTTCTACGAATAAGACTCGAAGCCTATCTAGCCAGCAGTCCAGCACCACCATCCTTTCCATGATCCCAGTCAAGCACGCCTCTGTAGGCTTTAGCCTAGCTAGCTAGCTCACGCAGGCACCGCTCAGAGGCCGGATCCACCGTCGTCGATGGCGTCGTCCGTTCTGCTCGCGGTAGTCCCCGCGCTCCTGGCGCTCGCCGTCTCGCGGCTGTGGAGCTACGCCGTGGTGCGCCTCGTGTGGCGGCCTCGTGCCGTAGCCAGGATGCTCCGGGAGCAGGGCGTCCGTGGACCTCCGTACAGGTTCCTGAGAGGCTCGAGCGAGGACATCCGGAGGATGAAAGCAGAGGCAGGGGGCGTGGAGCTGGATGTGCACGACCACGATTATCCCCGGAGGGTCCTGCCGCACTTCGTGAGATGGAAAGATCAGTACGGTATGTTCAGTCATTGAAATTCAACGAAAGTTCAGAAGAGGCAACAGTGTGTGTCTGTCTGATTGTTAAGAGTGATAATAACAGATACTGCTATCAATCGACAAACCTTTTTTCCTCTCTAAAAAAGTTCATATGTCGTTTTGAGGCAACCTAGAAAGTTCTCATAACCACGATATCTAATGGACCTAGACACCTAGTGTATGTTTTACATATGAACCTgcaaaatttcagcaagaaatataTCCATTTGTGGCATGCGCAAAACAGAAATTCCTACAACTACAAGATGACCCCCGGCGGTTTTGTTGTTTCTATACAGGGTACGAATGGTCATATTCTTTTGTGAGATCCTGCAGGGTTCAAGTGTCATAGCATATAATATAACTAAGGATTTTTTGCACCATCTTTGAAAAGTTCGTAGTGACTCAAAACGAGAACAGTGTATGTGTTCTTAAGAGTAAAGAGTATGTTTCCTGAACGGCAATACAAGTCAGCTGCAGTCGTTTAGAGAAAAATTCAGTTTGACTCTGCATGGAGAACATTATGCCACAAAAATGGCAAAAGAAACTTAGAAgaaataacatgaagagagataAAAGAGATATTAAGCTACTCTCTTTTTTGTTTGAACTAACAAGCTTCTAATAACAATGGATGGCTTATATTTTATAAGTGCCCTGTCTTGCAGTACATTAAGATCATATGTCTAAGCCTCCGTACTCACCTTTGTTTATGGAATAATGTTTGTATTGTTATTAGGAGGACCATTTGTATATTGGTTCGGTCCACGGCCCCGAATCTGCATCGATGATTACGACATGGTTAAGCAGATTCTTGCAAACAAATCTGGGCATTTCATGAAGAATGACGCACACCCAACAGTTTTGGCAATCATCGGCAAAGGGTTAATAATGGTCGAAGGCAAAGATTGGGTGCGACACCGTACTGTGGTGAACCCAGCTTTTGCCATGGACAAGCTTAAGGTAATGGCCTATATTTTCAAATTCAGTTTCAAATTGAAGCATGTACTACTTGTTTCcttccaaaaaaaaaatctacTTGTGGCAATTTTTTTTTAAATGATCCAAAATTGCAGATGATGACAAGAACAATGGTTAGTTGTGCTGAATGCTTAATCAAGAAGTGGGAGGATCAGGCAGCTAATAACAAGAGCAGAGAGATAGAAGTTGAGTTCAGCAAACAATTCCAAGAGTTGACAGCAGATGTTATATCACGTACTGCTTTTGGAAGTAGCTATAAGGAGGGAAAAGAAGTATTTCATGCACAGAAACAGCTTCAGGCCATCACCGTGGAAACTCTCCTCAATTTGCGGATACCAGGATTTAAGTAAATTAGTTAATTTATCAAGAGTAGTACTTCCTACGTACAAAGTAGTTATGCTTCGCTAATTATGTCCTTTTTCAGATATCTCCCTACTAAACGAAACAGATACCAGTGGATGCTAGAAAAGAAGATTCAGAACATGCTGTCTGAAATGATACAGTACCGAGTAGCATTAAAAGAAAGTGGATTTGGAGATGATCTGCTCGGTGTAATGCTTCAGGCTTGCTTCACAGAAGAGCAAGGAGAGAAGCAAGGCGGGGTGACTCTGAGTATTGATGAGATCATAGATGAATGCAAGACATTCTTCTTTGCAGGGCATGAAACCACATCACACCTGCTTACTTGGACAATGTTCTTGCTAAGTGTGTATCCAGAATGGCAGGAGCGGCTAAGAGAGGAGGTTCTCAGAGAATGTGGAAATAAAAAACCTAATGCAGACATGCTTAGTAAATTAAAAGAGGTAAGTCGAACTTAGCTTGCATGGATTTCTCAATTATTAACCATATTTAGTTCTTGCAAGTGTCATCTATTTAATATCTTAAGTAGGCAACTATAATGAGTATTCATTAGTATTCTTGTTACATGTGAACCAAAATAATCATAACTCTGCAACTTTTGGCGGTAGTTGATAGCCTAACACTGGCGATTTGAATTGCAGAtgacaatggtgctccttgagacACTGCGACTGTATGGTCCTGTTATTGTAATGCTGAGAAAACCTATCTCGGATATGAAATTAGGAAGTCTCAACTTACGTAAAGACAATGAAATTGTGATTCCTATTCCAATACTGCACCGAGACAAGGATGTCTGGGGTGAAAAGGCAAATGAGTTTGATCCGATGAGATTTGAGAATGGGATCACAAAAGCAGCAAAGATTTCACATGCTCTTCTAGGATTCTCCATAGGTCCAAGGTCATGCATCGGTCAGAACTTTGCAATGTTAGAAGCAAAGTCGACGATGTCAATGATCTTGCAGAAGTTCTCGTTCGCCCTTTCACCCAAGTATGTCCATGCACCTGCAGATGTGCTAACACTTCAACCTAAGTTTGGTCTTCCTATAATTTTGAGTCCACTGGATGAATGAATTTACTTTTATATTTATGTAAAAAGCATATCCTGTTTCGATTGTAATCATGTGACAACATCTACCTTATCTAAAATAACTATTGTTATTAACATCTTAGTTCTCACATTGTGACGGCCTTGCCccattttattatttttcctAAACCGACAAACCAGACCCACATGCTTTTATTaaaatgaggcaaagcttttgctgcATATATGTCTAGAATAAATATATATGAAATGGAAAAAGTTTGCACGACAAAATGTAAGTCCAGCCCCAAGTGACTTGGGATGAAAGGTAATTGCGCGTTACCACGATATGCTGAGAGTAGGTAGGGGCACATCCACGACGGCCAAGGCGTTCCTCATGGAAATGTACTTGCCAGAGAGATCTGAGGGACACAATACAGATTGCGAGCGTGTCCGCGGCCTGTCGCCTCGGGCGCGCCTGGCGGCAGGGCAGCGGATGCTTCACATCCCCTTTGGTGTGCTTGTCACTATGACACCATCAATGGACGCTTCAACTTCACCGGGAACTCCAGAATTGGTGGGCGGCGGTTGGTCTTATGCGCTGCCATCAATGGCACCCGCCTGTAGTCGAACGCCAACATTGAAAGTGGCCGCGTCTCCAAATTTTTTAAGGGAAGCAACATTCCCCTGCTTTCGCCAACAGCTCACCCCCAACATTGCCCCTTTCTTCTCCCCAAGAACAGGATGACACCAACGACTTTGTCGGCTACCTCGCAAAAATTAATCACTGTGACTCTAACACCGGAACCGGATAAATTTATATGGAACCTGAATGAATCAAGACTTTTTACGGTTAAATCTATGTATCTAGACTTGATGAATGGGCATACTAGATTTCTTCGTAAATATTTGTGGAAGATGAAAATCCcgttaaaaatcaaaaaatttatGTGGTTCCTTCATAATAAAGTCTTATTAACAAAGGACAATTTGGCAAAGCGAAATTGGAGTGGCTGTCTAAAATGTTGTTTCTGTGACTCGAAGATCATTTGTTTCTCAATTGTCCGtttgcaaagattgtttggcgtaTGGTGTATTTTGCTTTTAATATACCCGCGCCAACTAGTATTAATAATATGTTTGGtaactggttaaatggagttaGCAAATGTGATAAGGCTCGCATACATATTGGTATTGCAGCTTTATGTTGGTCCATTTGGATAAGTCGAAATGACATGGTCTTTAACAAACAAAAATTTACtaatttcttgcaggttattcgGCGAGCTGCGCACTGGATTCACTTATGGGCGTTCCTTCTCCCGGAGGAGCAGCGGGAGCACATGGCTTCTGGATGCAACCGGCTGTTGACGGTTGCTCAGGACTGCTTTTTCCGGGCTACTGGATGGCGACACATTAGCAGATTATCAAATGGATAGTTTCTTTATGTGTCTCAT
It includes:
- the LOC127332256 gene encoding cytochrome P450 709B2 — translated: MASSVLLAVVPALLALAVSRLWSYAVVRLVWRPRAVARMLREQGVRGPPYRFLRGSSEDIRRMKAEAGGVELDVHDHDYPRRVLPHFVRWKDQYGGPFVYWFGPRPRICIDDYDMVKQILANKSGHFMKNDAHPTVLAIIGKGLIMVEGKDWVRHRTVVNPAFAMDKLKMMTRTMVSCAECLIKKWEDQAANNKSREIEVEFSKQFQELTADVISRTAFGSSYKEGKEVFHAQKQLQAITVETLLNLRIPGFKYLPTKRNRYQWMLEKKIQNMLSEMIQYRVALKESGFGDDLLGVMLQACFTEEQGEKQGGVTLSIDEIIDECKTFFFAGHETTSHLLTWTMFLLSVYPEWQERLREEVLRECGNKKPNADMLSKLKEMTMVLLETLRLYGPVIVMLRKPISDMKLGSLNLRKDNEIVIPIPILHRDKDVWGEKANEFDPMRFENGITKAAKISHALLGFSIGPRSCIGQNFAMLEAKSTMSMILQKFSFALSPKYVHAPADVLTLQPKFGLPIILSPLDE